One region of Clavibacter michiganensis subsp. tessellarius genomic DNA includes:
- the ddaH gene encoding dimethylargininase, with the protein MSAILGLLFSVLTLFSANQPGAAVLVTLLDYWTVHTLIAFVLLAALAGVGAYRRVWSAIVGSVLAAVVAAVLGSLVGAMGQGAPLTGDIVGPLLETILGLNLMFVLGVSLASVLLGRRLWLRLSGDAEERPRERVALVRIPSSHLADGELTHLDRQPIDAELADQQWERYVLALEEHGWATREVPPADANPDSVFVEDAVVVLGGTAVVLTSGADSRRGERPGVEQALGDLGLDVVSIDLPATVDGGDVLEVGSTLYVGSSSRTNAAGIRRLREIAGPLGYAVVAVPVSSTLHLKSQVTALPDGTVIGHEPLVDAARLFPSFLPVPEAAGTAVVALDEHTLLLSAAAPRTADLLRSLGYEVVTVDISEFEKLEGCVTCLSVRIG; encoded by the coding sequence GTGTCCGCCATCCTCGGCCTGCTCTTCAGCGTGCTCACGCTCTTCAGCGCCAACCAGCCGGGTGCCGCCGTCCTGGTCACGCTCCTCGACTACTGGACCGTGCACACGCTCATCGCCTTCGTCCTCTTGGCGGCGCTCGCGGGCGTCGGCGCCTACCGGCGCGTGTGGAGCGCGATCGTCGGCTCCGTGCTCGCCGCCGTCGTCGCCGCTGTCCTGGGGAGCCTCGTCGGCGCGATGGGACAGGGAGCCCCGCTCACGGGTGACATCGTCGGCCCGCTCCTCGAGACCATCCTCGGTCTCAACCTCATGTTCGTCCTCGGCGTGAGCCTCGCGTCGGTGCTCCTCGGACGTCGACTGTGGCTGCGCCTGTCCGGCGACGCGGAGGAGCGCCCGCGCGAGCGGGTGGCGCTGGTGCGCATCCCCTCCTCGCATCTGGCCGATGGCGAGCTCACGCACCTGGACCGGCAGCCCATCGACGCGGAGCTCGCCGACCAGCAGTGGGAGCGCTACGTCCTCGCCCTGGAGGAGCACGGATGGGCCACGCGCGAGGTCCCGCCGGCCGACGCCAACCCCGACTCGGTCTTCGTCGAGGACGCCGTGGTCGTGCTGGGCGGCACCGCGGTCGTGCTCACCTCCGGGGCGGACTCGCGTCGCGGGGAGCGGCCGGGGGTGGAGCAGGCCCTCGGCGACCTCGGTCTCGACGTCGTCTCCATCGACCTCCCCGCCACGGTTGACGGGGGAGACGTGCTCGAGGTCGGCAGCACCCTCTACGTCGGCAGCAGCTCCCGTACGAACGCCGCGGGCATCCGCCGCCTCCGGGAGATCGCGGGTCCGCTCGGCTACGCCGTCGTCGCGGTCCCCGTGTCCTCGACGCTGCACCTCAAGTCGCAGGTGACCGCGCTTCCGGACGGGACCGTCATCGGCCACGAGCCCCTGGTCGACGCCGCCCGCCTCTTCCCCTCGTTCCTCCCGGTGCCGGAGGCCGCGGGCACCGCGGTCGTCGCGCTGGACGAGCACACGCTGCTCCTCTCCGCGGCGGCCCCGCGGACCGCGGATCTGCTCCGCAGCCTCGGATACGAGGTGGTGACCGTCGACATCAGCGAGTTCGAGAAGCTCGAGGGCTGCGTCACCTGCCTCTCGGTGCGCATCGGCTGA
- a CDS encoding MGMT family protein, translated as MAVFTTPGEYTDRVLEVVAEIPAGRVMTYGDVAAVFGRRGARAVGMVMRYHGSGLPWWRVLRAGGHPPTGLADEARPRYEAEGTPLLDAPTDAGYRVDLEAARWFP; from the coding sequence GTGGCCGTCTTCACGACGCCGGGCGAGTACACCGACCGCGTCCTCGAGGTCGTGGCGGAGATCCCGGCCGGCCGGGTCATGACCTACGGCGACGTCGCCGCCGTCTTCGGCCGTCGCGGCGCCCGCGCCGTCGGCATGGTGATGCGGTACCACGGCTCGGGGCTCCCCTGGTGGCGCGTGCTCCGGGCGGGCGGGCACCCGCCGACCGGCCTCGCGGACGAGGCGCGGCCCCGGTACGAGGCGGAGGGCACCCCGCTCCTCGACGCTCCTACGGACGCGGGCTACCGGGTGGACCTGGAGGCGGCGCGCTGGTTCCCGTGA
- a CDS encoding ABC transporter ATP-binding protein, giving the protein MPSTPPADQAAPPSDRHGPRPGTIAVLMRLLPFARPAMPSIVAGMVVALVGSLLALIIPQILRGLVDGPLGDGDGAAVVPAVLLILGLGILEAAMIALRRWFVLKPGTLMEADMRNAFYRKLQRLPVAFHDRWQSGQLLSRMVSDLNLIRRWMAFGLVLFVVNILTILVGIGFLVSIDWRLGIGFLVCSIPLWVYGYLFEQKYSSVARLSQDQSGDLATSVEQSVHGIRVLKAFGRGKHMHDAFAEQAEELRGTEIKKAKAIAGIWLWLLLVPDITFALALLGGVLLASAGQISVGDLVAFFATAAVLRWPIESVGFLLSMTFDARTAIDRYFEVMDEEDAITDPDAPATIARPCGHLVFRDAHFRYQDAPAGQADLVDGIDLELLPGETMALVGVTGCGKSTLTALTTRLYDVTGGRIELDGVDIRDLRLEELRSRIAMAFEDATLFSSSVRDNVLLGRPDLADGGPEAERVLQEALDIAQAGFVRDLPDGIETTVGEEGLSLSGGQRQRLALARAVAAAPSVLVLDDPLSALDVDTEALVEAALRRVLASTTALIVAHRPSTVMLADRVALMQDGRITAVGRHSDLLATSEHYRFVISSLDVEGNTVREEASA; this is encoded by the coding sequence GTGCCCAGCACACCGCCCGCCGACCAGGCCGCGCCCCCCTCCGATCGCCACGGCCCCCGGCCCGGCACCATCGCGGTGCTGATGCGCCTCCTGCCGTTCGCGCGCCCGGCCATGCCGAGCATCGTCGCCGGCATGGTGGTCGCCCTCGTCGGCTCGCTGCTGGCGCTGATCATCCCGCAGATCCTGCGCGGCCTCGTCGACGGACCCCTCGGCGACGGGGACGGCGCGGCCGTGGTGCCCGCGGTGCTCCTGATCCTGGGCCTCGGCATCCTCGAGGCCGCCATGATCGCGCTCCGCCGCTGGTTCGTGCTGAAGCCCGGCACCCTGATGGAGGCGGACATGCGCAACGCCTTCTACCGCAAGCTGCAGCGGCTGCCCGTGGCCTTCCACGACCGGTGGCAGAGCGGCCAGCTGCTGTCCCGCATGGTCAGCGACCTCAACCTCATCCGCCGGTGGATGGCGTTCGGGCTCGTGCTGTTCGTCGTGAACATCCTCACGATCCTGGTGGGCATCGGGTTCCTGGTCTCCATCGACTGGCGTCTCGGCATCGGCTTCCTCGTCTGCTCCATCCCCCTCTGGGTCTACGGCTACCTCTTCGAGCAGAAGTACTCGTCCGTGGCCCGCCTCAGCCAGGACCAGTCCGGCGACCTCGCGACGAGCGTCGAGCAGTCGGTGCACGGGATCCGCGTCCTCAAGGCGTTCGGCCGCGGCAAGCACATGCACGACGCGTTCGCCGAGCAGGCGGAGGAGCTGCGCGGCACCGAGATCAAGAAGGCGAAGGCCATCGCCGGCATCTGGCTGTGGCTGCTGCTGGTGCCGGACATCACCTTCGCCCTGGCGCTGCTCGGCGGCGTGCTGCTCGCGTCCGCCGGCCAGATCTCGGTGGGCGACCTCGTGGCCTTCTTCGCGACCGCCGCGGTGCTGCGCTGGCCCATCGAGTCCGTCGGCTTCCTGCTGTCGATGACCTTCGACGCGCGCACGGCCATCGACCGCTACTTCGAGGTGATGGACGAGGAGGACGCGATCACGGACCCCGACGCGCCGGCGACCATCGCCCGTCCCTGCGGGCACCTGGTCTTCCGCGACGCGCACTTCCGCTACCAGGACGCTCCCGCGGGGCAGGCGGACCTCGTCGACGGCATCGACCTCGAGCTGCTGCCCGGCGAGACCATGGCGCTCGTGGGCGTCACGGGCTGCGGCAAGTCGACGCTCACGGCCCTGACCACCCGGCTCTACGACGTGACGGGCGGCCGCATCGAGCTCGACGGCGTGGACATCCGCGACCTGCGTCTCGAGGAGCTCCGCAGCCGGATCGCCATGGCCTTCGAGGACGCGACGCTGTTCTCCTCGAGCGTGCGCGACAACGTGCTGCTCGGGCGACCGGACCTCGCCGACGGCGGTCCCGAGGCGGAGCGCGTGCTGCAGGAGGCGCTCGACATCGCGCAGGCGGGCTTCGTGCGCGACCTTCCGGACGGCATCGAGACGACGGTCGGCGAGGAGGGGCTCAGCCTCTCCGGCGGCCAGCGGCAGCGCCTCGCGCTCGCCCGCGCCGTGGCCGCGGCGCCCTCGGTGCTCGTCCTCGACGACCCGCTCTCGGCGCTCGACGTCGACACGGAGGCGCTCGTCGAGGCGGCGCTGCGTCGCGTGCTCGCCTCCACCACCGCGCTCATCGTGGCGCACCGCCCCTCGACCGTGATGCTCGCGGACCGGGTGGCGCTCATGCAGGACGGCCGCATCACCGCGGTCGGTCGGCACTCCGACCTGCTCGCCACCAGCGAGCACTACCGGTTCGTCATCTCGAGCCTGGACGTGGAAGGGAACACCGTGCGCGAGGAGGCCTCAGCATGA
- a CDS encoding ABC transporter ATP-binding protein, with the protein MSVTGVTGEERDDFSRAESRQIRRRSTRLLVSAVQPVKRTLILTAATILVATAANVAGPALIGVGLDRALPSLLDTGDFTLLALVIGAYVLVAVTGAVLVAKYQVMSARIAQEILIDLRKRMFLHTQKLSLEFHETYTSGRIISRQTSDLDSIRELLNGGINQLVQGALYMAFTAIALFSFDWVSGLVLLAALVPLFFLSLWFALKSQALFRQTRVKSARLIVHFVETMTGIRAVKAFRKEKRNADEFSEHVEGYRDTNMRVIQVFGVFDPGLILIGNITVAVVLLVGGLRVADGQLGIGALLAVVLYTRQFFGPAQDMAMFYNSYQSASAALEKISGVLEEEPSVPDPVQPVDLWHSTGHVSFEGVAFGYGTGKTILPTFDLDMPAGQTIALVGSTGAGKTTLAKLISRFYDPSAGRVALDGVDLRDLHPKDLRRAIVMVTQEAYLFSGSVADNIAIGKPDATRGEIEEAARAVGAHEFIASLPDGYDTDVNKRGGRVSAGQRQLVSFARAFLADPAVLILDEATSSLDIPSERLVQQGLTTLLADRTAIIIAHRLSTVAIADRVLVMEQGRIVEDGTPESLIQGTGRFSQLHAAWRESLV; encoded by the coding sequence ATGAGCGTCACCGGAGTCACCGGCGAGGAGAGGGACGACTTCTCCCGCGCCGAGAGCAGGCAGATCCGCCGCCGCTCGACGCGGCTGCTCGTCAGCGCCGTCCAGCCCGTCAAGCGGACGCTGATCCTCACGGCCGCCACGATCCTCGTGGCGACCGCCGCGAACGTGGCCGGCCCCGCGCTCATCGGCGTGGGCCTCGACCGCGCGCTGCCGTCGCTGCTCGACACGGGCGACTTCACGCTGCTCGCGCTCGTCATCGGGGCGTACGTCCTCGTCGCGGTGACGGGCGCCGTGCTGGTGGCGAAGTACCAGGTGATGTCGGCGCGCATCGCGCAGGAGATCCTCATCGACCTCCGCAAGCGCATGTTCCTGCACACCCAGAAGCTGAGCCTCGAGTTCCACGAGACCTACACGTCGGGCCGCATCATCTCCCGGCAGACGAGCGACCTCGACTCCATCCGCGAGCTGCTCAACGGCGGCATCAACCAGCTCGTGCAGGGCGCGCTGTACATGGCGTTCACCGCGATCGCGCTGTTCTCCTTCGACTGGGTCTCCGGCCTCGTGCTGCTCGCGGCGCTCGTGCCGCTGTTCTTCCTCAGCCTCTGGTTCGCGCTCAAGTCGCAGGCGCTGTTCCGGCAGACGCGCGTGAAGTCGGCGCGGCTCATCGTGCACTTCGTGGAGACCATGACCGGCATCCGCGCGGTGAAGGCGTTCCGCAAGGAGAAGCGCAACGCCGACGAGTTCTCCGAGCACGTCGAGGGGTACCGCGACACGAACATGCGCGTGATCCAGGTGTTCGGCGTCTTCGACCCGGGCCTCATCCTCATCGGCAACATCACGGTGGCCGTGGTGCTGCTCGTCGGCGGCCTGCGGGTGGCGGACGGCCAGCTCGGCATCGGCGCGCTGCTCGCGGTCGTGCTCTACACGCGCCAGTTCTTCGGCCCCGCGCAGGACATGGCCATGTTCTACAACAGCTACCAGTCGGCCTCGGCCGCGCTCGAGAAGATCTCGGGCGTGCTCGAGGAGGAGCCGAGCGTGCCGGACCCGGTGCAGCCCGTCGACCTGTGGCACTCCACGGGCCACGTCTCGTTCGAGGGCGTCGCGTTCGGCTACGGGACGGGGAAGACGATCCTCCCGACCTTCGACCTCGACATGCCGGCGGGGCAGACCATCGCGCTCGTCGGATCCACGGGGGCGGGCAAGACGACGCTCGCGAAGCTCATCTCCCGGTTCTACGACCCGTCCGCCGGCCGCGTCGCGCTCGACGGCGTGGACCTCCGCGACCTGCACCCGAAGGACCTCCGCCGAGCCATCGTCATGGTGACGCAGGAGGCGTACCTCTTCTCCGGCTCGGTCGCGGACAACATCGCGATCGGGAAGCCCGACGCGACGCGCGGCGAGATCGAGGAGGCGGCGCGCGCGGTGGGCGCGCACGAGTTCATCGCGAGCCTGCCCGACGGCTACGACACCGACGTGAACAAGCGCGGCGGGCGCGTCTCGGCGGGGCAGCGGCAGCTGGTCTCGTTCGCGCGCGCGTTCCTCGCGGACCCGGCGGTGCTGATCCTCGACGAGGCGACGAGCTCGCTCGACATCCCCAGCGAGCGGCTCGTGCAGCAGGGCCTCACGACGCTGCTCGCGGACCGGACGGCCATCATCATCGCCCACCGGCTCTCGACGGTCGCGATCGCCGACCGCGTGCTCGTGATGGAGCAGGGCCGGATCGTCGAGGACGGGACGCCCGAGTCGCTCATCCAGGGCACGGGTCGGTTCTCGCAGCTGCACGCGGCCTGGCGGGAGTCGCTGGTCTAG
- a CDS encoding GNAT family N-acetyltransferase has product MSDMTLEELSARTIVAANTLTLKPGQENYVAPVSHSIAEAYVNPTTAWPRVVVEDGEVVGFIMGNFDPEAHEEIFRSCIWRINVDADAQGHGVGRFAVLSLADEARSRGFDRLTVVWEPGEDGPEEFFTHVGFEVIGETQYGEAIGALAL; this is encoded by the coding sequence ATGAGCGACATGACACTCGAAGAGCTGAGCGCCCGCACGATCGTGGCGGCCAACACGCTGACGCTCAAGCCGGGGCAGGAGAACTACGTCGCCCCCGTGTCGCACTCCATCGCCGAGGCGTACGTGAACCCCACCACCGCCTGGCCGCGCGTGGTCGTGGAGGACGGCGAGGTCGTCGGCTTCATCATGGGCAACTTCGACCCCGAGGCGCACGAGGAGATCTTCCGCAGCTGCATCTGGCGCATCAACGTCGATGCGGACGCGCAGGGCCACGGCGTCGGCCGCTTCGCCGTGCTCTCGCTCGCCGACGAGGCGCGCTCGCGTGGCTTCGACCGCCTCACCGTCGTGTGGGAGCCGGGCGAGGACGGGCCGGAGGAGTTCTTCACGCACGTGGGCTTCGAGGTCATCGGCGAGACCCAGTACGGCGAGGCCATCGGCGCGCTGGCGCTCTAG
- a CDS encoding NADP-dependent isocitrate dehydrogenase, whose product MEKIKVEGTVVELDGDEMTRIIWQSIKDTLIHPYLDIDLEYYDLGIEKRDETDDQITIDAANAIKKHGVGVKCATITPDEARVEEFGLKKMWRSPNGTIRNILGGTIFREPIIISNIPRLVPGWNKPIIVGRHAFGDQYRATDFRFEGEGTLTMTFTPKDGSEPQQFEVFQSPGSGVAMGMYNLDDSIRDFARASLSYGLARNYPVYLSTKNTILKAYDGRFKDLFQEVFEAEYAEQFAAAGLTYEHRLIDDMVAASLKWEGGYVWACKNYDGDVQSDTVAQGFGSLGLMTSVLTTPDGKVVEAEAAHGTVTRHYRQHQQGKPTSTNPIASIYAWTRGLAHRAKLDGNDALKTFADTLEDVVITTVESGKMTKDLALLVGPDQPYQTTEEFLASLADNLQARLA is encoded by the coding sequence GTGGAGAAGATCAAGGTAGAGGGGACCGTCGTCGAGCTCGACGGCGACGAGATGACGCGCATCATCTGGCAGTCCATCAAGGACACGCTCATCCACCCGTACCTCGACATCGACCTCGAGTACTACGACCTGGGCATCGAGAAGCGCGACGAGACCGACGACCAGATCACGATCGACGCGGCGAACGCCATCAAGAAGCACGGCGTCGGCGTCAAGTGCGCGACGATCACGCCCGACGAGGCGCGCGTCGAGGAGTTCGGCCTCAAGAAGATGTGGCGCTCGCCGAACGGCACCATCCGCAACATCCTGGGCGGCACGATCTTCCGCGAGCCCATCATCATCAGCAACATCCCGCGCCTCGTGCCCGGCTGGAACAAGCCGATCATCGTCGGCCGCCACGCGTTCGGCGACCAGTACCGCGCCACCGACTTCCGCTTCGAGGGCGAGGGCACGCTCACGATGACGTTCACCCCGAAGGACGGCTCCGAGCCGCAGCAGTTCGAGGTGTTCCAGAGCCCCGGATCCGGCGTCGCGATGGGCATGTACAACCTCGACGACTCGATCCGCGACTTCGCGCGCGCCTCGCTGTCCTACGGCCTCGCCCGCAACTACCCCGTGTACCTCTCCACGAAGAACACGATCCTCAAGGCCTACGACGGCCGCTTCAAGGACCTGTTCCAGGAGGTCTTCGAGGCCGAGTACGCCGAGCAGTTCGCGGCCGCCGGCCTCACGTACGAGCACCGCCTCATCGACGACATGGTCGCCGCCTCGCTCAAGTGGGAGGGCGGCTACGTCTGGGCCTGCAAGAACTACGACGGCGACGTGCAGTCCGACACCGTGGCCCAGGGCTTCGGCTCGCTCGGCCTCATGACGAGCGTGCTCACCACGCCCGACGGCAAGGTCGTCGAGGCGGAGGCCGCGCACGGCACGGTCACGCGCCACTATCGCCAGCACCAGCAGGGCAAGCCCACCTCGACGAACCCGATCGCGTCCATCTACGCCTGGACCCGGGGCCTCGCGCACCGCGCCAAGCTCGACGGCAACGACGCGCTCAAGACGTTCGCGGACACGCTCGAGGACGTCGTCATCACGACGGTCGAGAGCGGCAAGATGACGAAGGACCTCGCGCTCCTCGTCGGGCCCGACCAGCCGTACCAGACGACCGAGGAGTTCCTCGCGTCGCTCGCGGACAACCTGCAGGCGCGCCTGGCCTGA